From Watersipora subatra chromosome 2, tzWatSuba1.1, whole genome shotgun sequence, one genomic window encodes:
- the LOC137388471 gene encoding cell death protein 3-like, with protein sequence MFDSESVYKMTSPIRGRCLIINNNSFSDLSKGNGGTGSDRKGSEVDVENISGLFKSLAFKWETIHRDLTAKKLLETIQKETEHADHKNYGMFVLVVMTHGSDYHLSGSDGVPVPRTSIFDLLSASQFPSMAGKPKLLIFQACSGGKYNTN encoded by the exons ATGTTTGATTCTGAATCA GTGTACAAGATGACAAGTCCTATCAGAGGACGCTGCCTGATCATCAATAACAACAGCTTCTCCGATCTCTCAAAAGGAAATGGTGGAACAGGAAGCGATCGGAAAGGTTCAGAGGTGGATGTAGAGAACATCTCAGGGCTGTTTAAAAGTTTAGCCTTCAAGTGGGAGACAATTCACAGAGACCTTACTGCTAAG AAACTTTTAGAGACGATTCAAAAGGAAACAGAACATGCTGATCATAAGAATTATGGGATGTTTGTCCTGGTGGTCATGACCCATGGCAGCGACTATCACCTGTCTGGCTCAGATGGTGTGCCAGTTCCTAGAACCAGTATATTTGACCTTCTTTCTGCCTCGCAGTTTCCTAGCATGGCAGGAAAACCAAAGCTTCTTATTTTTCAAGCCTGTTCAGGAGGCAAGTACAACACTAACTAA
- the LOC137388472 gene encoding malignant fibrous histiocytoma-amplified sequence 1 homolog, with the protein MTVPEIVADVDDDFITDLRCEKKVPPLNIISPKLERLWLTNLSDGTQLQRCHTRCRQAAGVTTLSPGVTPGAGRQQVSLRYHQVSHQVQAGSSLSGFTQLKFLHIFKSNLSDSAPKVIGGLTSLTELHLLSCQLQDLPACFDQLNQLKTIHLAKNCFTELPTVVFTLPQLKKIDVRENIDLRMISKQVIKLTNLDTLLCENCPKLVEPPYAVCQQGLFAVRQYFNSLKNKADFVELAVVPVAIVGNSLAGKTSLVKSLQEGKRRFTNRSKQNTSTLEEATKVFEVKDLELPESIAKLVDHGGHEIYHITYQYILKERNIPLFVVNLKEFSEISSSSNREKAAKETCWNWLSHLYLSCPLLGPPLLAITHTEAAPEGKVEEVLENLLDSMEKLKLEMLKEEEEHHGRGKGDFQKILHLSNKATPIFQKTDIFQFSDDPTELSNIKRLKAVIDERCEEFKTTIPQCWNDITKFLSDAHKDSFYIDLSTVERQFPTMECHIVLDYMHNTGDILWFKNVPQLKHCIFHRISLIAEMISLLFHHQSEAQWQDRVGTFTSFKYRDRIIRKEKYKELIKTFITSGILDDALLEHLLSSYHIQFPKEVAVDLLHCFKILHGPINAGMRKSYIVPYFSPKCMSSDWEIGGGIQLRLVMELGGLALPKYGYQLTTAAFLNADAGPCTTMKVVYNGATVYHGASCTHLIHFDKENKMVLQTSTDANVLADSWNRHLKTAQTLVTYVSSIWKACRPSIEIVCSHCLFLRDPNPGTFVDPDWLYPAFTANSDGITEVRLKMETSSFSGTEPVFCSKEYIGETCSKKPEIPKPLVYPCGNLTLEDKQVVEKYLEDNESKCFQRPEGTMHLPASYLHVLLF; encoded by the exons ATGACTGTACCAGagattgtagctgatgttgatGATGACTTCATAACTGATTTGAGATGTGAAAAGAAGGTGCCACCTCTAAATATTATCTCTCCCAAGCTGGAACGTCTCTGGTTAACCAATCTATCAGATGGCACTCAATTACAAAG GTGTCACACCAGGTGCAGGCAGGCAGCAGGTGTCACTACGCTATCACCAGGTGTCACACCAGGTGCAGGCAGGCAGCAGGTGTCACTGCGCTATCACCAGGTGTCACACCAGGTGCAGGCAGGCAGCAG TCTGTCTGGTTTCACCCAACTCAAGTTTCTtcacatttttaaaagcaaCTTGTCAGATAGCGCTCCGAAAGTGATCGGAGGGCTAACATCTCTCACAGAGCTGCACTTGTTGTCTTGTCAGCTTCAAGACCTTCCAGCCTG CTTTGACCAATTGAATCAATTGAAGACTATTCATCTTGCCAAAAACTGCTTCACAGAACTACCGACAGTTGTGTTCACCTTACCCCAGCTAAAAAAGATAGATGTTCGAGAGAACATTGATCTTAGAATGATTTCCAAGCAAGTGATCAAACTAACAAACCTAGACACACTGTTGTGTGAAAATTGTCCAAAACTGGTTGAACCACCGTATGCCGTATGCCAACAAGGGCTTTTTGCGGTACGTCAGTACTTCAATTCATTGAAGAACAAAGCAGATTTCGTCGAGCTTGCTGTTGTACCTGTCGCCATTGTTGGCAACTCTCTTGCTGGCAAAACAAGCCTGGTGAAAAGTCTCCAAGAAGGAAAGAGAAGGTTTACGAACCGATCAAAGCAGAACACTTCAACACTTGAGGAAGCAACCAAAGTTTTTGAAGTTAAAGATCTCGAGTTACCCGAGTCTATAGCAAAACTAGTTGATCACGGAGGTCATGAAATTTACCATATTACTTACCAATACATTCTAAAAGAAAGGAATATTCCTCTTTTTGTAGTAAATCTCAAAGAATTTTCAGAGATTTCTTCAAGTAGTAACAGAGAAAAGGCAGCAAAAGAGACTTGCTGGAATTGGCTATCGCATCTCTACCTATCCTGTCCTCTCCTCGGTCCACCTTTGTTGGCAATTACCCACACTGAAGCAGCGCCAGAAGGGAAAGTAGAAGAAGTTCTTGAAAACCTCCTTGATAGTATGGAAAAGCTGAAACTTGAAATGCTGAAAGAGGAAGAAGAGCATCACGGTAGAGGTAAAGGAGACTTTCAGAAAATATTACACTTGTCCAACAAAGCCACTCCCATATTTCAAAAAACTGATATTTTTCAATTTAGCGACGACCCAACAGAACTTTCTAACATCAAAAGGTTAAAAGCAGTTATTGACGAAAGATGCGAAGAATTTAAAACGACAATTCCTCAGTGCTGGAATGACATCACGAAATTTCTAAGTGATGCACATAAAGATAGTTTTTACATCGACCTTTCAACTGTCGAAAGGCAGTTTCCGACAATGGAGTGCCATATAGTCCTTGACTATATGCACAACACAGGTGATATTCTTTGGTTCAAAAACGTACCCCAACTCAAGCATTGCATCTTCCATAGAATATCGCTCATCGCCGAGATGATATCTCTACTATTCCATCATCAATCAGAAGCGCAATGGCAAGACCGTGTTGGAACATTCACTTCATTCAAGTACCGTGATAGGATCATcagaaaagaaaaatacaaagaGCTGATAAAAACCTTTATTACGAGTGGGATACTGGATGATGCACTTCTTGAGCACCTACTGAGCAGTTACCACATACAATTTCCAAAAGAGGTTGCAGTTGACCTTCTACATTGTTTCAAGATACTGCACGGGCCAATAAATGCTGGCATGAGGAAATCTTACATCGTGCCCTACTTTTCGCCTAAATGTATGAGTAGTGATTGGGAGATAGGTGGAGGTATTCAACTGAGGTTAGTTATGGAGCTTGGAGGCTTGGCACTACCAAAGTACGGCTACCAGCTGACGACAGCAGCATTTTTAAATGCTGATGCAGGGCCTTGTACTACAATGAAAGTAGTTTATAATGGCGCCACAGTGTACCATGGTGCAAGTTGCACACACCTCATCCATTTCGACAAGGAAAATAAAATGGTCTTACAAACCTCGACTGACGCAAACGTTCTTGCAGATTCGTGGAATAGACACCTGAAAACTGCTCAAACTCTTGTTACGTACGTTTCATCTATTTGGAAGGCTTGTCGACCATCTATTGAAATTGTGTGTTCACATTGCCTGTTTCTGAGAGATCCAAATCCTGGCACCTTTGTCGATCCGGATTGGCTGTATCCGGCATTTACAGCAAACTCTGATGGTATCACAGAGGTAAGACTGAAAATGGAAACGAGCTCATTTTCTGGCACGGAGCCAGTGTTCTGTAGCAAAGAGTATATTGGAGAGACATGCAGCAAGAAGCCCGAGATTCCAAAACCACTTGTGTATCCTT GTGGGAACTTGACTTTAGAGGATAAACAGGTTGTTGAGAAGTACCTAGAAGACAATGAGTCAAAATGTTTCCAAAGACCAGAAG GTACGATGCATTTACCTGCATCTTACCTGCACGTACTGCTGTTTTAA